The following DNA comes from Kaistia sp. 32K.
CGAGCGGGCTTGAAAACACCACCATGCCGCCTGCGGCTTCCAGGTCGCCCTGCAGCGCCAGCATGTAGGCGTGGCTGTCGATGATGCCGGTCGAGGGCGACAGCAGCGCGCCTGAGCTTTGGAGACTGGGTTCGAGCGCCTGCGCCTCGGCCGCCGTCAGCTCGACGAGATCGTCGACGCCATTGGCGGCGGCGCGGGCGATGATCGCCCCGAGCTTTTCCCGCTCGGCCTCGTCGGCGGCGACAATCAGCTTGCCGCAGCGGCTGAACGGCACGCCGCGCTCGGCGCAATACTCATAGAGCGCCAGCTTGCCGGCGACGCAGAAGCGCGCCATCAGGCTGCCGGCCGGATAATAGATGCCGGCATGGATGACTTCGCTGTTGCGCGAGGAGGTCTGCGTGCCGATGGCGTCCTCGGCCTCGATCACCAGCACTTCGCGGCCGGCATTGGCGAGCGCCCGCCCCACCGCGAGACCGACAACGCCCGCGCCGACAACGACGCACTCGACTTCATCCATCAGAGCACCCTGCAACCGCTCACGCCCGACCCGGCGTGTTTCCGGCTCTATAGAGCAAGATCCATGGGGGTGGAATCCGGTTGTTGACCCTCCCCTTGGGAGAGCCCTGCGGACATCCCGCGTTTCGGCGTTCCGCTGGACCCTCCTTCGAGGCTTCGCTTCGCGAAGCACCTCAGGATGATGGGCGGTGGTGGTGGTTCCAAGTAGCGCACCTCGTTCGGGACGAGGGGGTCGCAGGTTCAAATCCTGCTACCCTGGCCATCGGACGATGGTCGAGTTCGTCACGCGCTCTTGCGCGCCTCCATCCGCAGGCCGCCGTTTTCGACGATGAAGTCGACGACCGCGTCGAGGCCCTTGCCGCGCGAGAGGTCGGTGAAGCCGAAGGGCCGGGTCCCGCGCATCCGCGCCGCGTCCTTCTGCATGACGTCGAGATCGACGTTCACATAAGGCGCGAGGTCGCTCTTGTTGATGACGAGGAAATCCGAACGCGTGATGCCCGGCCCGCCCTTGCGGGGGATTTCCTCGCCCTGGCAGACGGAGATCACATAGAGCGTCAGGTCTGCGAGGTCGGGCGAGAAGGTGGCCGCCAGATTGTCGCCGCCGGATTCGATGAAGACGATGTCGAGGCCGGGGATGCGGCGGTTCATCTCGGCGATCGCCTGCAGGTTGATCGAGGCGTCCTCGCGGATCGCCGTGTGCGGGCAGCCGCCCGTCTCGACGCCCATGATGCGCTCTTCCGGCAGCGCCTGACGGCGCGCCAGGATCAGCGCGTCCTCCTGGGTGTAGATGTCGTTGGTGACGACGGCGATCGAAAATTCGTCGCGCATCGCCTTGCAGAGCTTCTCGGTCAGCATGGTCTTGCCGGAACCGACGGGTCCACCGATACCGACGCGCAGGGGTCCGTTCTTCGATGTCATGGTCTCAAGCCTCCGAGGAATGCCGCATCGGGGTTCCGACCGGACGACGCCCAGCGCCGCCGGCCCTCCCGCTCAGTCGTGGCGATGGCCGCCATGGTCGTGGCCGTGATGATGGTGGTGGTCGTCATGGTCGTGATGACCATCGCCATGCGCGTGGGAATGCGAAGATTCATGACCCTGCGAATGCTCGCCATGGCCGGAATAGGCGCCGCGCACCGGATTGAACTGGGCGACGATGTCCTTGACCCGCGCGCCGAGCCCTTCGAGCATCGCCTTGATGACGTGGTCGCGCAGGATGAGGATACGGGTCGGCTCGATCGCCGCCGCGAGATGCCGGTTGCCGATGTGCCAGGCGAGCTCCATCAGGTGCACGGGATCCTTGCCGTAGATCTCGTAGAGCGGCTCGTAGGCGGCCGCGACGACGATCTCGCCGCCATCCTCGATCACCAGGCGGTCATCCGCCTCGAGCACGACCGGCTCGGCGAGGTCGACCAGCACCTTGCGGCCGTCGACCAGCTCGATGGCGCGGCGGCGCAGATGCCGCTCGTCATGCGGCAGCACGGCCCGGCCGAGCGGCGTCGCCTCATCCTCGCCCGCGACTTCCCCTGCCCGCCGGATGGCGATTGCCCTCAACATCGAAATTCCCCGCTTCCTGATCCCGGCTGCCGAATCCCGCTTTGCGGACGGCACAGTCCGCTGCACTATATCAGCGCCGCGCGCGCCGATCGCCAGCTGCAATCTGCGCCATTTTCGACGCGGAAGGAAAGCGGCGGCGCGGATTGCGGGACGGCAGGTCATGTGGCGGGACCCAGCGCCTAGCTGCCGTCGTTTTGGGCAGCGGCGACTGGAATTTGTGATTGTCCCGGGCATTCGGCCGTGTGATAGCCTGACGGCACAACCCCGCTGGATGCCCGCCCGACTTCCGTTCCGGAGCCGACCAAGTGAAGCCGCTGCTGCTCGCTGAAGGTGCCATGCCCGACGCCGTCGTCACGGCGCGCGCGCACTATGACGCGGCGCCGAGCCACTGGAACGCCGAGCTGGAGCTCTGGTTCGCGCCGAACGCCGGCAAGACGCGGCTGATGCGCCGTCGCCATCTCGGGCCGCTCGTCGTGCAGAAGCCGTTTCATCCGGAGAAGGACGGCACCTGCCACGTCTATCTGCTGCATCCGCCGGGCGGCGTTGCCGGCGGCGATCAGCTCGACCTCCGCTTCCACGTCGCGCCCGACTCGCGCGCGCTGCTGACGACGCCGGGCGCGACGAAATTCTATCGCAGCGAGCACGGCCGCAGCACGCAGCGGACAGTGATCGACGTCGGCGCCAAGGCGGTCTGCGAATACCTGCCGCAGGAGACGATCCTGTTCGACGGCGCCAATGCGGTGATCGACACCCGCGTCACGCTTTCCGAGGGCGCGACCTATGTCGGCTGGGATTTCATCTGCCTCGGCAGGCCGGCCGCGGGCGAGCGTTTCGAGAGCGGCAGCCTGAGCCAGCGGATCGAAATCCTGCGCGACGGCAAGCCGATCTGGTTCGAGCGGATGCAACTTCCGGGCGGCTCGGCACTGGCCCACGCAGCTTATGCGCTTGCCGCTCAGCCGACATGGGGTACGATGATCTATGCCGGGCCGCTCGCCGAGGACGCTGCCGAGCGCGTCCGCAATGCGATCGGGAGCCGGGGGGACGGCGTGTTCTCCGTCAGCCAGCTCGAGCAGGGCGTGGTGTGCCGCTATCTCGGCCCCCGCGTTTCCGAGGGAAAGTCGCTCTTCGTTCAGGCGTGGGATGCGCTGCGGACGTCATGCCAGGGAAAGGCGGCGAACGCGCCGCGCATCTGGGCAACCTAGACACGTTACGATTGGGGACCGCCGATGGAACTTCTGCCACGCGAGAAAGACAAGCTCCTGCTGTTCACGGCGGCTCTGCTCGCCGAGCGGCGCCTCGCCCGGGGCGTCAAGCTGAACTATCCCGAAGTGATCGCCTACATCTCGGCGGCGATCCTGGAAGGCGCCCGCGACGGGCGCACGGTCGCGGAGCTGATGTCCTACGGGGCGACGCTCCTGACCCGCGACCAGGTCATGGACGGCGTGCCGGAGATGATCCACGACATCCAGGTCGAAGCGACCTTCCCCGATGGGACCAAGCTGGTCACCGTCCACAATCCCATACCGTAGGGGCGTGTCATGATCCCAGGCGAATACATCCTCGAGGACGGCGACATCGAATACAATGTCGGCCGCGCCACCATCTCGATCGACGTTGCCAATTCCGGCGACCGGCCGATCCAGGTCGGCTCGCACTATCATTTCTACGAGACCAACACGGCGCTGCATTTCGACCGTGACAAGGCCAAGGGCTACCGGCTGAACATTCCGGCCGGCACCGCCGTCCGCTTCGAGCCGGGACAGGCGCGCACGGTCGAGCTGGTAGCGCTCGCCGGCGACCGCGTCGTCTACGGCTTCAACGCCAAGGTCATGGGAAAGCTGGAGGTCTGAGATGGCGCGCATCACCCGCGAAAACTACGCCTCGCTCTACGGCCCCACCAAGGGCGACAGGGTCCGGCTGGCTGACACCGACCTGATCATCGAGATCGAGGAAGACCGCACCGTCTATGGCGACGAAGTCACCTTCGGCGGCGGCAAGGTCATCCGCGACGGCATGGGCCAGAGCCAGAAGAACGCCGCCGAGGTCGCCGACCTCGTCATCACCAACGTGATCCTGCTCGATCACTGGGGCATCATCAAAGCCGATGTCGGCGTCAAGGACGGCCGCATCTCCGGCATCGGCAAGTCGGGCAATCCCGACATCCAGCCGGGCGTCGACATCATCATCGGCCCGGGCACCGACGTCATCGCCGGCGAAGGCAAGATCCTGACGGCCGGCGGCATCGACACCCACATCCACTTCATCGCGCCGCAGCAGGCCGAGGAAGCGCTCACCAGCGGCACGACGACGCTGGTCGGCGGCGGCACCGGCCCCTCGGTCGGCACGCTCGCCACCACCGTGACGCCCGGCCCCTGGTACATCCACCGCATGCTGGAGGCGGTCGAGGCGCTGCCGATCAATGTCGGCCTGCTCGGCAAGGGCAACGCTTCCCTCCCGGAGCCCTTGCGCGAACAGATCCGCGCCGGCGTCATCGGGCTGAAGCTGCACGAGGACTGGGGCACGACGCCCGCCGCGATCGACAACTGCCTTTCGGTCGCCGACGAGATGGACGTGCAGGTCGCCCTCCACTCCGACACGCTGAACGAGAGCGGCTTCGTCGCCGACACCTTCGCGGCGATGAAGGGCCGCGCCATCCACTCCTTCCACACGGAAGGCGCGGGCGGCGGCCATGCCCCGGACATCATCACGGCGGCGGGCCAGGAGAACATCCTCCCCTCCTCCACCAATCCGACCCGGCCCTACACGATCAACACCATCGACGAGCATCTCGACATGCTGATGGTGTGCCACCACCTGAGCCCGCAGATCCCGGAAGACGTCGCCTTCGCCGAATCCCGCATCCGCAAGGAGACGATCGCGGCCGAGGACATTTTGCACGATCTCGGCGCCTTCTCGATGATGTCGTCGGACTCGCAGGCCATGGGCCGCATCGGCGAGACGACGCTGCGCTGCTGGCAGACGGCGCACAAGATGAAGGTGCAGCGCGGGCCGCTGCCGGAAGACAGCGACCGCAACGACAATTTCCGCTGCAAGCGCTATGTCGCCAAATACACGATCAACCCAGCCATCACGCACGGCTTCGCGCATGAGATCGGCTCGATCGAGGTCGGCAAGCGCGCCGATCTCGTGCTCTGGAAGACGGCCTTCTTCGGCGTCAAGCCGTCACTGGTGCTGCTTGGCGGCATGATCGCCACCGCCCCGATGGGCGACCCGAACGCCTCGATCTCGACGCCGCAGCCGGTGCACTACCGGCCGATGTACGGCGTGCTCGGCCGGGCGCGCGGCAAGACCGGCGTCACCTTCGTGTCGCAGGCGGCGCTCGACGACAATATCGGCGAGAAGCTGCAGCTGCAGAAGCAACTGGTCGCAGTCAAGGGCACCCGCGGCGTGCGCAAGAAGGACATGATTCACAATTCGCTGACGCCGAAGATCGAAGTCGATCCGCAGAACTACCAGGTGCGCATCGACGGCGAACTGATCACCTGCGAACCGGCGGAAAGCCTGCCGATGGCGCAGCGCTACTTCCTGTTCTGACGGGAAGCCGGCGGCGACAGACACAGACCCCATCGGACCGGAAACGTCCGGTGGGGTTCTTCTTTGGGGGGAGAAAGCTTGTGACCCAGACAGAATTTCCGTTTCAGGACCGTTTTCGCGACCACCCGACGCTCGGCTTCATCGACTGGAGCCTGCGCGGCATCGGCCAGGTGGTGTTCCAGAACAACCCGCTTTCCGGCCTGATCATCCTGCTGGCGCTCTATTTCAACTCCGCCGTCTACGGCACGATCTGCATCCTCGGCGTCGTCGTGGCGACGGCGACGGCGATCCTGCTCAAGGCGGACAGGGGCCTGATCCGCGACGGGCTGTTCGGCTTCAACGGCGCGCTTGTCGGGTTGGCGCTCGTCGCCTTCACCAGCGCCGATTTCCGCACCGGCGCGGTGCCCTCCGCCGCCATGACGGTCTACATCATCTTCGCGGCGGCGATGACCACCATCGCGTTTTCGACGATCGCGACGCTGCTCGGCCCGCACAAGGTCGCGGCGCTGACCTCGCCCTTCGTGCTGATCGGCTGGCTGTTCCTGTTCGCCGTGCTGAAATTCGCCAATATCGAGGCCGGGCCGCTGGCAAAGCCGGTCTCGCCCGACCAGTACGCCCTCGACGTCGCCTATGCGCTGCCGACCTGGTACCAGGGCATCGGCAATGCCATCGGCCAGATCTTCTTCCAGGACAACTGGATCTCCGGCTACCTGATCGTCATCGGCATCGCCGTCAATTCGCGCATCTCGGCCGGCATGGCGCTGATCGGCGCGGCAGGTGCTGCGCTGGTCGCGGTGATCTTCGGCGGCCCGGAAGGCGCGATCCGCGACGGCCTCTTCGGCTACAACGCGGCGCTGACGGCGATCGCGCTCGGCGGCTTCTTCCTGGTGCTGACCTGGCGCAGCTTCGTCTACACGCTGTTCGGCATCGTCGTGACGACCTGGCTCTGGGCCTCGATCGCCATCTTCCTCGGCCCGATCGGCATGCCGGTGCTGACCTCGACCTTCGTGCTCGTCACCTGGCTGATGCTGCTCGGCCAGTACGGCTTCAAGGCGCTGGTGCCGGTGCCGCCGGCCGAGGCGACGACGGCGGAGGACAACCGCGCCCGCTACCTGGCCGGCGGCGCGTCCTAGCGCCGACTGGGGACGGCCAGCCAGTCACGGAGCCACCGGGCGACCACGCATTGCGATTGTATCCGGCCGTCTTCAGCCGGTAGAGTTGCCGAAACTGATTTGCGGCGGGCCCGGACCGGGCTCGCCGCCTCGATTCGGAGCTCGATATCCCATGGCGTCCTGGCTGCACCCCTCCCGACGTTCCCTGCTTCTCGGTTCCGGCGCGCTCGTCGCCACGGCGGCGCTGGAAGGCGCCGTCGCCGAGATCGTCGAGACCGTGGAGCAGCTAAAACCCGGCGAATTCGCCTGGCATCCGGAGCGCTCGCCGGTCGGGCCGGTCGCCGTCGTCGTCTCGCTGCCGGACCAGCGCGTCTATGTCTATCGCAACGGCGTGCGCATCGGCGTCTCCACCTGCTCGACCGGCAAGCCCGGCCACGAGACGCCGACCGGCGTGTTCACGATCCTGCAGAAGGACCGGGATCACCACTCCACCACCTATGACGACGCGCCGATGCCGAACATGAACCGGCTGACCTGGTCGGGCATCGCGCTGCATGCCGGCAAGCTGCCGGGCTATCCGGCCTCGCATGGCTGCGTCCGCCTGCCGATGGCGTTCTCGGACAAGCTCTTCGGCGTCACCCATGTCGGCACGCCGGTCATCATCGCCGACACCACCGCCTTCCCGTCGAGCGTCATCCATCCGGGCATGGTGCTCTCCGACACGGCCGAGCAGGACTTCG
Coding sequences within:
- the ureC gene encoding urease subunit alpha is translated as MARITRENYASLYGPTKGDRVRLADTDLIIEIEEDRTVYGDEVTFGGGKVIRDGMGQSQKNAAEVADLVITNVILLDHWGIIKADVGVKDGRISGIGKSGNPDIQPGVDIIIGPGTDVIAGEGKILTAGGIDTHIHFIAPQQAEEALTSGTTTLVGGGTGPSVGTLATTVTPGPWYIHRMLEAVEALPINVGLLGKGNASLPEPLREQIRAGVIGLKLHEDWGTTPAAIDNCLSVADEMDVQVALHSDTLNESGFVADTFAAMKGRAIHSFHTEGAGGGHAPDIITAAGQENILPSSTNPTRPYTINTIDEHLDMLMVCHHLSPQIPEDVAFAESRIRKETIAAEDILHDLGAFSMMSSDSQAMGRIGETTLRCWQTAHKMKVQRGPLPEDSDRNDNFRCKRYVAKYTINPAITHGFAHEIGSIEVGKRADLVLWKTAFFGVKPSLVLLGGMIATAPMGDPNASISTPQPVHYRPMYGVLGRARGKTGVTFVSQAALDDNIGEKLQLQKQLVAVKGTRGVRKKDMIHNSLTPKIEVDPQNYQVRIDGELITCEPAESLPMAQRYFLF
- a CDS encoding urease accessory protein UreE is translated as MLRAIAIRRAGEVAGEDEATPLGRAVLPHDERHLRRRAIELVDGRKVLVDLAEPVVLEADDRLVIEDGGEIVVAAAYEPLYEIYGKDPVHLMELAWHIGNRHLAAAIEPTRILILRDHVIKAMLEGLGARVKDIVAQFNPVRGAYSGHGEHSQGHESSHSHAHGDGHHDHDDHHHHHGHDHGGHRHD
- the ureG gene encoding urease accessory protein UreG codes for the protein MTSKNGPLRVGIGGPVGSGKTMLTEKLCKAMRDEFSIAVVTNDIYTQEDALILARRQALPEERIMGVETGGCPHTAIREDASINLQAIAEMNRRIPGLDIVFIESGGDNLAATFSPDLADLTLYVISVCQGEEIPRKGGPGITRSDFLVINKSDLAPYVNVDLDVMQKDAARMRGTRPFGFTDLSRGKGLDAVVDFIVENGGLRMEARKSA
- a CDS encoding urease accessory protein UreD, with translation MPDAVVTARAHYDAAPSHWNAELELWFAPNAGKTRLMRRRHLGPLVVQKPFHPEKDGTCHVYLLHPPGGVAGGDQLDLRFHVAPDSRALLTTPGATKFYRSEHGRSTQRTVIDVGAKAVCEYLPQETILFDGANAVIDTRVTLSEGATYVGWDFICLGRPAAGERFESGSLSQRIEILRDGKPIWFERMQLPGGSALAHAAYALAAQPTWGTMIYAGPLAEDAAERVRNAIGSRGDGVFSVSQLEQGVVCRYLGPRVSEGKSLFVQAWDALRTSCQGKAANAPRIWAT
- a CDS encoding urease subunit beta — encoded protein: MIPGEYILEDGDIEYNVGRATISIDVANSGDRPIQVGSHYHFYETNTALHFDRDKAKGYRLNIPAGTAVRFEPGQARTVELVALAGDRVVYGFNAKVMGKLEV
- a CDS encoding L,D-transpeptidase; translation: MASWLHPSRRSLLLGSGALVATAALEGAVAEIVETVEQLKPGEFAWHPERSPVGPVAVVVSLPDQRVYVYRNGVRIGVSTCSTGKPGHETPTGVFTILQKDRDHHSTTYDDAPMPNMNRLTWSGIALHAGKLPGYPASHGCVRLPMAFSDKLFGVTHVGTPVIIADTTAFPSSVIHPGMVLSDTAEQDFDHAVANLKDKNIPTSAEHPYQPPATSILVSSADKRILVLDDGHVVAEGKVTLIDPSAPLGNHVFVLSHLDTGDKELHWKPIGFSTNPQQPARGAGQDTLTRIRADRPVNDAIRTRMKPGVVMVTVDLPLSADSRSGRDFVILNDQHAV
- a CDS encoding urea transporter, producing the protein MTQTEFPFQDRFRDHPTLGFIDWSLRGIGQVVFQNNPLSGLIILLALYFNSAVYGTICILGVVVATATAILLKADRGLIRDGLFGFNGALVGLALVAFTSADFRTGAVPSAAMTVYIIFAAAMTTIAFSTIATLLGPHKVAALTSPFVLIGWLFLFAVLKFANIEAGPLAKPVSPDQYALDVAYALPTWYQGIGNAIGQIFFQDNWISGYLIVIGIAVNSRISAGMALIGAAGAALVAVIFGGPEGAIRDGLFGYNAALTAIALGGFFLVLTWRSFVYTLFGIVVTTWLWASIAIFLGPIGMPVLTSTFVLVTWLMLLGQYGFKALVPVPPAEATTAEDNRARYLAGGAS
- the ureA gene encoding urease subunit gamma; translation: MELLPREKDKLLLFTAALLAERRLARGVKLNYPEVIAYISAAILEGARDGRTVAELMSYGATLLTRDQVMDGVPEMIHDIQVEATFPDGTKLVTVHNPIP